A single region of the Streptomyces caelestis genome encodes:
- the glyA gene encoding serine hydroxymethyltransferase, with protein MSVLNTPLHELDPAVAAAVDAELHRQQSTLEMIASENFAPVAVMEAQGSVLTNKYAEGYPGRRYYGGCEHVDVVEQIAIDRVKELFGAEHANVQPHSGAQANAAAMFALLKPGDTIMGLNLAHGGHLTHGMKINFSGKLYDVVAYHVGDDGRVDMAEVERLAKESKPKLIVAGWSAYPRQLDFAAFRRIADEVGAYLMVDMAHFAGLVAAGLHPNPVPHAHVVTTTTHKTLGGPRGGVILSTAELAKKINSAVFPGQQGGPLEHVIAAKAVAFKVAASEDFKERQRRTLEGARILAERLVKDDVRAVGVDVLSGGTDVHLVLVDLRHSELDGQQAEDRLHEVGITVNRNAIPNDPRPPMVTSGLRIGTPALATRGFEAEDFAEVADVIAGALKPSYDAEALKARVKALTDKHPLYPGLNA; from the coding sequence ATGTCCGTTTTGAACACACCTCTGCACGAGCTCGACCCGGCCGTGGCCGCCGCGGTCGACGCCGAGCTGCACCGGCAGCAGTCCACGCTGGAGATGATCGCCTCGGAGAACTTCGCGCCGGTCGCGGTCATGGAGGCGCAGGGCTCGGTCCTCACCAACAAGTACGCCGAGGGCTACCCCGGCCGCCGCTACTACGGCGGCTGCGAGCACGTCGACGTGGTCGAGCAGATCGCGATCGACCGCGTCAAGGAGCTGTTCGGCGCCGAGCACGCCAACGTCCAGCCCCACTCGGGTGCCCAGGCCAACGCCGCCGCGATGTTCGCGCTGCTCAAGCCGGGCGACACCATCATGGGTCTGAACCTCGCGCACGGCGGGCACCTGACCCACGGCATGAAGATCAACTTCTCCGGCAAGCTGTACGACGTCGTCGCCTACCACGTCGGCGACGACGGCCGGGTCGACATGGCCGAGGTCGAGCGGCTGGCCAAGGAGTCCAAGCCGAAGCTGATCGTGGCCGGCTGGTCGGCGTACCCGCGGCAGCTGGACTTCGCCGCGTTCCGCCGGATCGCGGACGAGGTCGGCGCCTACCTGATGGTCGACATGGCCCACTTCGCGGGGCTCGTCGCGGCCGGGCTGCACCCGAACCCCGTGCCGCACGCGCATGTGGTGACCACGACCACGCACAAGACGCTGGGCGGCCCGCGCGGTGGTGTGATCCTCTCCACGGCCGAACTGGCCAAGAAGATCAACTCCGCTGTCTTCCCCGGTCAGCAGGGCGGTCCGCTGGAGCATGTGATCGCGGCCAAGGCGGTCGCCTTCAAGGTCGCGGCCTCGGAGGACTTCAAGGAGCGCCAGCGCCGTACGCTGGAGGGTGCCCGCATCCTGGCCGAGCGTCTGGTGAAGGACGACGTCCGGGCCGTGGGCGTGGACGTCCTGTCCGGCGGCACGGACGTGCACCTGGTCCTGGTCGACCTGCGCCACTCCGAGCTGGACGGGCAGCAGGCCGAGGACCGCCTCCACGAGGTGGGCATCACGGTCAACCGGAACGCCATCCCGAACGACCCGCGCCCGCCGATGGTGACGTCGGGTCTGCGGATCGGCACGCCGGCCCTGGCGACCCGGGGCTTCGAGGCCGAGGACTTCGCGGAGGTCGCGGACGTCATCGCCGGGGCTCTCAAGCCGTCCTACGACGCCGAGGCGCTCAAGGCCCGGGTGAAGGCCCTGACCGACAAGCACCCGCTGTACCCGGGTCTGAACGCCTGA
- the gcvH gene encoding glycine cleavage system protein GcvH: protein MSNPQQLRYSKEHEWLSAAEDGVATVGITEHAANALGDVVFVQLPEVGDSVSAGETCGELESTKSVSDLYSPVSGEVTEVNEDVVNDPSLVNSAPFEGGWLFKVRVSEEPGDLLSADEYTAFSAG from the coding sequence ATGAGCAACCCCCAGCAGCTGCGTTACAGCAAGGAGCACGAGTGGCTGTCGGCCGCCGAGGACGGCGTCGCGACGGTCGGCATCACGGAGCACGCGGCCAACGCGCTCGGCGACGTGGTCTTCGTCCAGCTCCCCGAGGTCGGTGACTCCGTCTCCGCGGGCGAGACCTGCGGCGAGCTGGAGTCGACCAAGTCGGTGTCCGACCTCTACTCCCCCGTCTCCGGTGAGGTCACCGAGGTCAACGAGGACGTCGTGAACGACCCGTCGCTGGTGAACTCGGCCCCCTTCGAGGGCGGCTGGCTGTTCAAGGTGCGGGTCTCGGAGGAGCCGGGCGACCTGCTCTCCGCCGACGAGTACACCGCGTTCTCCGCCGGCTGA
- the gcvT gene encoding glycine cleavage system aminomethyltransferase GcvT: protein MSSSGELRHTALDALHRSLGATMTDFAGWDMPLRYGSERDEHNAVRTKAGLFDLSHMGEITVTGPQAAALLDYALAGNIAGVKPGRARYTMICRADGGILDDLIVYRLAETEYMVVANASNAQVVLDALAERSAGFDAEVRDDRDAYALIAVQGPESPGILKSLTDADLDGLKYYAGLPGTVAGVPALIARTGYTGEDGFELFVKPEHAVELWQALTKAGEGAGLVPCGLSCRDTLRLEAGMPLYGHELSTSLTPFDAGLGRVVKFEKEGDFVGREALREAAARAERNPPRVLVGLVAEGRRVPRAGYAVVAGGEVIGEVTSGAPSPTLGKPIAMAYVDAAHAAPGTPGVAVDIRGSHEPYEVVALPFYKRQK from the coding sequence GTGAGCAGTTCAGGAGAACTCCGCCATACCGCGCTCGATGCCCTGCATCGTTCGCTCGGCGCGACGATGACCGACTTCGCCGGCTGGGACATGCCCCTGCGCTACGGCTCCGAGCGCGACGAGCACAACGCCGTGCGCACGAAGGCCGGGCTCTTCGACCTCTCCCACATGGGGGAGATCACCGTCACCGGTCCGCAGGCCGCCGCCCTCCTCGACTACGCCCTGGCGGGCAACATCGCCGGCGTCAAGCCCGGCCGCGCCCGCTACACCATGATCTGCCGGGCCGACGGCGGCATCCTCGACGACCTGATCGTCTACCGGCTCGCGGAGACCGAGTACATGGTCGTCGCCAACGCCTCCAACGCCCAGGTGGTGCTGGACGCCCTGGCGGAACGTTCCGCGGGCTTCGACGCCGAGGTGCGCGACGACCGGGACGCCTACGCGCTGATCGCCGTACAGGGCCCGGAGTCCCCCGGGATCCTGAAGTCCCTCACCGACGCCGACCTCGACGGCCTGAAGTACTACGCCGGTCTGCCCGGCACGGTCGCGGGCGTCCCGGCCCTGATCGCCCGCACCGGTTACACCGGCGAGGACGGTTTCGAGCTGTTCGTGAAGCCGGAGCACGCGGTCGAGCTGTGGCAGGCCCTGACCAAGGCGGGCGAGGGCGCCGGACTGGTCCCGTGCGGGCTGTCCTGCCGCGACACGCTGCGCCTGGAGGCGGGCATGCCGCTGTACGGGCACGAGCTGAGCACCTCCCTGACGCCCTTCGACGCCGGGCTCGGCCGGGTGGTGAAGTTCGAGAAGGAGGGCGACTTCGTGGGCCGCGAGGCCCTGCGGGAGGCCGCCGCCCGCGCCGAGCGGAACCCGCCTCGCGTGCTGGTCGGGCTCGTCGCCGAGGGCCGCCGGGTGCCGCGCGCCGGATACGCGGTCGTCGCCGGCGGCGAGGTGATCGGCGAGGTCACCTCCGGCGCCCCCTCCCCCACGCTCGGCAAGCCGATCGCGATGGCCTACGTCGACGCCGCGCACGCCGCGCCCGGCACGCCCGGCGTGGCCGTGGACATCCGGGGCAGTCACGAGCCGTACGAGGTCGTGGCGCTGCCGTTCTACAAGCGGCAGAAGTAG
- a CDS encoding AAA family ATPase, producing the protein MNRTTAYATTSGVALPEQPAVPARAVCGPLPVPVVRDLRERAGRSPHALLFGPRDLVVVTGLPGSGKSTLMRRTVPGRRIDSQDTRDRWDSRMPRFLPYAVYRPLVRLAHYAGLRRALRTGEGVVVHDCGTQAWVRRWLAREARRRGGTLHLLMLDVTAEEALAGQRDRGRGVSRYAFLRHRAATTRLLRAVERGELPAGCGSAILVDRDAADTLRRIGFTG; encoded by the coding sequence GTGAACAGGACCACCGCGTACGCCACGACATCGGGCGTCGCGCTGCCCGAGCAGCCGGCCGTTCCGGCACGGGCGGTCTGCGGCCCGCTGCCGGTGCCGGTCGTCCGCGATCTGCGCGAGCGCGCCGGCCGCAGCCCGCACGCACTGCTCTTCGGCCCCCGCGACCTCGTCGTGGTCACGGGCCTGCCCGGCAGCGGCAAGTCCACGCTGATGCGGCGCACCGTGCCCGGCCGGCGCATCGACTCCCAGGACACCCGCGACCGCTGGGACAGCCGCATGCCGCGCTTCCTGCCGTACGCGGTCTACCGCCCGCTCGTCCGCCTCGCGCACTACGCCGGGCTGCGCCGCGCCCTGCGCACCGGCGAGGGCGTCGTCGTGCACGACTGCGGCACCCAGGCCTGGGTCCGCCGCTGGCTGGCCCGCGAGGCCCGCCGCCGGGGCGGCACCCTGCATCTGCTCATGCTCGACGTCACCGCCGAGGAGGCCCTGGCCGGCCAGCGTGACCGCGGCCGCGGCGTCTCGCGGTACGCGTTCCTGCGCCACCGCGCGGCGACCACCCGCCTGCTGCGCGCCGTGGAGCGGGGCGAACTGCCCGCGGGCTGCGGCTCGGCGATCCTCGTCGACCGCGACGCGGCGGACACCCTGCGCCGGATCGGGTTCACGGGCTGA
- a CDS encoding enhanced serine sensitivity protein SseB, with product MDFPADFSADFPAHTQTHPHGGWPGNELEEVLSASLGAGPSAGGRIVEVLGRSFVWVPLPSGGGPQSGPLDLPGIEIEGQAYVPVFSSEEQFRQVVGSHMSYTIAPAVEFARGLPPHAGIAVNPGGVVGIPLPPPAVAELCRAGRTPLDGPASGGRVRLFEPDWQDDPVDFLAAASAEFEAVGVVVTARRCLAAIETADPVMFVGVELSQWEGDLRALPLEALSRAVTTSPAPWPVNLVLLDVAEDPVGTWMKDRVRPFYQR from the coding sequence ATGGACTTCCCGGCGGACTTCTCCGCGGACTTCCCGGCGCACACGCAGACCCACCCGCACGGCGGATGGCCCGGCAACGAACTGGAGGAGGTGCTCTCGGCCTCCCTCGGCGCCGGGCCGTCGGCCGGCGGGCGGATCGTCGAGGTGCTCGGCCGGAGTTTCGTCTGGGTCCCCCTGCCGAGCGGCGGCGGCCCGCAGAGCGGCCCCCTCGACCTGCCCGGCATAGAGATCGAGGGTCAGGCATACGTACCGGTGTTCAGCTCCGAGGAGCAGTTCCGCCAGGTCGTCGGCTCCCACATGTCGTACACCATCGCGCCGGCCGTGGAGTTCGCCCGCGGCCTGCCCCCGCACGCCGGGATAGCCGTCAACCCGGGCGGTGTGGTCGGCATACCGCTTCCGCCGCCCGCCGTGGCCGAGCTCTGCCGGGCCGGCCGGACACCCTTGGACGGCCCCGCGAGCGGCGGCCGGGTCCGCCTCTTCGAGCCGGACTGGCAGGACGACCCGGTGGACTTCCTCGCCGCCGCCTCCGCCGAGTTCGAGGCGGTCGGCGTGGTCGTCACCGCCCGCCGCTGCCTCGCCGCGATCGAGACCGCCGATCCGGTGATGTTCGTGGGCGTCGAACTCTCCCAGTGGGAAGGCGATCTGCGGGCCCTCCCCCTGGAGGCCCTGTCCCGGGCCGTGACCACGTCCCCGGCCCCGTGGCCGGTCAACCTGGTCCTCCTGGACGTGGCGGAGGACCCGGTGGGCACGTGGATGAAGGACCGGGTCCGGCCCTTCTACCAGCGGTAG
- a CDS encoding enhanced serine sensitivity protein SseB C-terminal domain-containing protein: MSASGTAAAGQVEHMLRQVTPGRYDAYEALLRALATPHSGQIWMLLWHGQAGSPDAQYGNMEVDGYGYAPCVTSAQELSASGWNRSYEVVDGVDVARALYPDHYGLWLNPHAPGGGVGIPWLDLRRIATGLDRQPAGPLRLSEPAIEIPQFYALLAQNAHRTPAVRSLRRAWVQPALGAPYLAIGLDVYDTSPPAVDSVRAMMQQSLGAVPDGLPVSTVAMSDEHDPVAMWLRANARPFYDREAHATAPVQAQAPASDYGFPPAQGRY, translated from the coding sequence GTGAGCGCGAGCGGCACGGCCGCGGCCGGACAGGTCGAGCACATGCTGCGCCAGGTCACGCCCGGGCGTTACGACGCCTACGAGGCACTCCTGCGCGCGCTCGCGACCCCGCACTCCGGCCAGATCTGGATGCTCCTCTGGCACGGCCAGGCGGGCTCCCCCGATGCCCAGTACGGGAACATGGAGGTCGACGGCTACGGCTACGCGCCCTGCGTGACCTCCGCCCAGGAACTCTCGGCCAGCGGCTGGAACCGCTCGTACGAGGTGGTCGACGGAGTCGACGTGGCCCGCGCCCTCTACCCCGACCACTACGGCCTCTGGCTCAACCCGCACGCCCCCGGCGGCGGCGTCGGCATCCCCTGGCTCGACCTGCGCCGGATCGCCACGGGCCTGGACCGCCAGCCCGCCGGTCCGCTGCGGCTGTCCGAACCGGCCATCGAGATCCCGCAGTTCTACGCCCTGCTCGCGCAGAACGCCCATCGCACCCCGGCCGTCCGGTCGCTGCGCCGGGCCTGGGTGCAGCCCGCGCTCGGGGCGCCGTATCTCGCCATCGGACTGGACGTGTACGACACTTCGCCCCCGGCCGTGGATTCCGTGCGCGCGATGATGCAGCAGTCCCTCGGTGCCGTACCGGACGGGCTGCCCGTCTCGACCGTCGCGATGTCCGACGAGCACGACCCGGTCGCCATGTGGCTGCGCGCGAACGCCCGTCCCTTCTACGACCGCGAGGCTCACGCCACCGCCCCTGTCCAGGCCCAGGCACCGGCCTCGGACTACGGCTTTCCCCCGGCCCAGGGCAGGTACTGA
- a CDS encoding ABC transporter permease, whose product MTAPIETTGAEAGAQPEAVLSGVKKSQIEGRSLSQIAWMRFKRDKVAMAGGVIVILLVLMAVFSKPIQWIFNLDPNKFNQDLIDPALLAPKGGWGGMSWDHPLGVDPQYGRDMLARIIDGSWVSLLVAGGATLLSVCIGTVLGVIAGYYGGWIDGVISRMMDTFLAFPLLLFAISISASVQDGFFGLDGLPLRICVLIFVIGFFSWPYIGRIVRAQTMTLRKREFIEAATSLGARGPYVLFRELLPNLVAPILVYSTLIIPTNILFEAALSFLGVGIAPPQASWGGMLSNAVDLYTADPQYMFVPGLAIFITVLAFNLLGDGLRDALDPRSK is encoded by the coding sequence GTGACCGCACCGATCGAGACCACCGGGGCGGAAGCCGGAGCACAGCCCGAGGCCGTGCTCTCCGGGGTCAAGAAGAGCCAGATCGAAGGGCGTTCGCTCAGCCAGATCGCCTGGATGCGCTTCAAGCGGGACAAGGTGGCGATGGCGGGAGGCGTCATCGTCATCCTGCTCGTGCTGATGGCGGTGTTCTCCAAGCCGATCCAGTGGATCTTCAACCTCGATCCCAACAAGTTCAACCAGGACCTCATCGACCCCGCGCTGCTCGCCCCCAAGGGCGGCTGGGGAGGCATGAGTTGGGACCACCCCCTCGGCGTGGACCCGCAGTACGGCCGGGACATGCTCGCCCGCATCATCGACGGCTCGTGGGTCTCCCTGCTGGTCGCGGGCGGCGCCACGCTGCTGTCCGTGTGCATCGGCACCGTGCTCGGCGTCATCGCCGGCTACTACGGCGGCTGGATCGACGGCGTCATCAGCAGGATGATGGACACCTTCCTGGCGTTCCCGCTGCTGCTGTTCGCCATCTCGATCTCGGCCTCGGTGCAGGACGGCTTCTTCGGCCTCGACGGACTGCCGCTGCGTATCTGCGTGCTGATCTTCGTGATCGGCTTCTTCAGCTGGCCGTACATCGGCCGCATCGTGCGCGCCCAGACGATGACCCTGCGCAAGCGGGAGTTCATCGAGGCCGCCACGAGCCTCGGGGCACGCGGCCCGTACGTCCTGTTCCGGGAGTTGCTCCCGAACCTCGTCGCGCCGATCCTCGTCTACTCGACGCTGATCATCCCGACGAACATCCTGTTCGAGGCCGCGCTGAGCTTCCTCGGTGTCGGTATCGCTCCGCCGCAGGCCTCCTGGGGCGGCATGCTCAGCAACGCTGTGGACCTCTACACGGCTGATCCGCAGTACATGTTCGTGCCCGGACTGGCGATCTTCATCACCGTCCTGGCCTTCAACCTGCTGGGTGACGGGCTGCGTGACGCCCTCGACCCTCGCAGCAAGTGA